Genomic segment of Apium graveolens cultivar Ventura chromosome 7, ASM990537v1, whole genome shotgun sequence:
GAATCTTTTCTAAAAATTGATCCCATACTTTGGCCACAGCTTTCATTTTCCTAGTTAATCCCTGAAGATCAAGTGCACCAATGTAAGGAAAATAGTCACCAAGGTTAAAAGATACTGCCAACTTTGTCCCCTCCTGAATCACGCCTTTAAATCCTCTTTCACCGAACTCCTTGTCCTCAAACTTCTTTCCAAACACCATCTGGCAACTGATATCCGAGGTCATGGATGTTATTCTGGTACTAATATCAACGGAAACATGTTCTTGGGCTGCGTGCTCAAGAACATGTACTAATTCGCCAAGCACCTTTTTTCTCAAGGCTTGAAAAGAATTAATTTTGAGGTTACTGAGCAATTCCAGGGTGCACAATTTGCGCATGTTACGCCAGTAGGACCATATGTTGAGAATGACAAATTTCTTTGCTCATAACCAATGTGCTTAGCAACTTCAAGAGATGGCCTGCCAGCAAAATTAAGATCGTGGGTCTTGATAAACTGTTTGGCTGCATCTGGCGATGAGACAATGATCTTGGGGACAAACCCAATGCGCATAGACATAATAGGGCCATGTTTCTCAGCTAGCTTCTGCAAATCTCGATGAGGATTCTTACCTAGCATATGAAGGTGTCCAATAATGGGGAGGCCTTTTGGTCCTGGCGGTAATTTTCTTTGTGTCCTTTTCTTCAGCCATTGCCAGAGAACACAAGCGagtactactactactactactactactactacaagtGTTGTCAATGTCCAAGCCATGAGAAGTATGTGATAGACTTTATCAAATTCGACCTTATAAGGAGTAGTTGGTATGTGTTATCATACCGATTACATTTTTAATCTGCAAGTCTGTTCTGATGACATAATAAGCCGCCAACCTCTAACATATACTCATTCACAGACTTGATTCTGCATGCGATATGGTGTTACCATTGGCTCTAGGACCTGAAACATCGCAATTGTTCCTGCAATTCTATCAATAATCTAATCATCAATTATTTATTACTATATATGTTGTAATTAAAATGGTtgttattatttataattattattaaatggttattatatatgttgtaattatttataattatttatttaaaatggTTGTTATTCGTTAATCTTCACTTGGATTGATTTATTGTGATTGATCCGATATCAGGGATGAAGCAACGAAGCAGCTTGTAATGTTGCTAATCAACCATCTAGCCACAAAGGAAAGGGCAAGGACTGTGAGTTCCATTTCGCGCAGCAAAGGTATGTTTATGCCTTAAAAGAATATCAAAGTATATTCTCAAGTGGGTAATTGGAAGCAATTCTCCTTGAAACACCATGAATTGTTATGAATATGCTAGTCCAGAAGTATGCGTTCAATTGAGTTTATACTTTATTAAATTCATATGCGACTGTGTTGAAGGATGCTACTTCAGTTCTGAAACAAAGTGACTAGTTTTACAAATCCAAATACTCAAGATAGAAGTTATTCACTACCTCTTGGAACTTTATCCATGACTTGTGGATGTTTTAGAAGTTAAGAGAGTGTCCACTGACACAGCAAGCATGTCCTGTAATGTATTTTGTCATATAAGTTACATTGCgcaatataaattttgataaattaTCAAAGGAACATGGAACCTACAACctagtcaattttggtctactAGTAGAACAGCCTTGCTGTGGGAGAGTTCAAACTCAAACTCTGTTTCTCCTGATTTCAACTCTGTTTTGTTCAAACGTACTTGATGGTCCTGTTTGACAATTAGCGGTTAAATGTTAGCAGTAACGGATTAAATTAGCTGTTTCGACGAGCTGATTGAGTAAGCTATTCTGAATAGTGGACTAAATTTAGTTGTTTGAATTAAACTGTAACTGTTTGAATTAGCCGTTTGTATTTAATTTAGATAAATGCCCGTCATCTAGTCGAAAAAACTGCTCCTATTACAACAAGTACAACTGTCAGATGTGGAACAATTAGTTGTGGATGCTGGATGCAGAAAGAGAGAGCAGAACTTACTCCTATTACAACAAGTAACTAGATAGGCTGTTTCTGAGAATCTAATTTAAATGAAGGCGACGAGACGGAGTAGCTTTTAGGTGATTAGCTCTTGTAACGACAAGTCCAAACTCCTCTGTCATGTCCAACTCCGATGGCTTCATACCATAAGGAAGTGTCCAATCAAAACAATGCACGAGTTGTGCAACAACTAGGCGAACCATGAGGAGCCCCAACTGTATCCCGGGGCACCCTCTTCTTCCAGAGCCAAATGGAATAAGTTCAAAGTCACGTCCTAGGAGATCGATATTACTCCCAACAAACCTTTCTGGTGCAAAAATTTCTGCGTCAGTCCATACCTTAGGGTCTCTGCCAATAGCGTATATGTTAACCATGACTGTGGTCTTTTTTGGTATAAAAAAACCATCGATTTCACAGTCTTCTACAGAGTGATGAGGGATTAATAGCGGTGCCACTGGATGCAGTCTAAAGACTTCTTTTATTACCATGTCTAGATATTCTAAACTCCCTAAATCTGACTCCTCAACCATCTTGTTCATTCCAACTACTTCAGCCAATTCGTTCTGGACTTTTTCCATGATATGTGGATGTTTCAGAAGCTCAGACATCGTCCAGTCTACAGTTGTGGCGGCAGTATCCACTGCAGCAGCAAGCATGTCCTGTGAAGTGTTTGGTTACATAATTAAAATTATCGTCGATACAAAGTTTAATATGTTAGAAAAGCCAAAAGAAACAAGATCAAGGAACCTAGTCATTAGTAGTTACCAGTAGAACAGCCTTGATGTGGGTGCGATCAAACTCAAACTCAGCTACTCCTGATTTCATGATGTCTAACATAGTATCGACAAAGTCCTTTGTTTGTCCGGGGTCCTTCGTTGTTGCATGTTCATCAAGAATCTTCTCCAAAAACTTATCAAATACCTTAGCAACAGCCTTCATTCTCTTCGTGAGTCCCTGAAGATCAAGTAGGCTAAGATAAGGAAAGAAATTGCCAAGATTAGGAATTGCTGCCAACTGCATTCCCTCTTGAATCACTACTTTAAATCCCTTCTCATCAATTTCATTATCTACGTATTTTTTACCAAATATCATCCGGCAACTGATATCTGCACTCATAGACGCAACTACATCGCTAAGATCAACTGTAACACCTTTCCGAGCTGCATCTTCAATGCTATCCACCAACAGTCCAATCTCTTCCTTTCTCATGGACTTAAATGAATTGATTTTAACACTACTAAGCAACTCTAAGGTGCACAGTTTACGCATGTTGCGCCAATAAGGACCGTAGGCGCCAAATGACAAGTTTCGCTGATCATAAGATATGTACTTAGCAGCTTCATGAGGCGGCCTACTAGCAAAATTAATATCATGATCTTTTAAAAACTGCTTAGCTGCTTCTGGGGATGAAACTATGATGTTACGAACAAATCCAAACTGCAGGTACATGATAGGTCCATGTTTCTCCGATAGTTTTTGCATATCCTGGTGAGGATTTTTGCCTATTAGATGAAGGTGCCCCAAAACAGGAATGCTTTTCGGACCAGGTGGTAGTCGTCTTTCAAGTTTCTTCTTGGACCATGATTGCTTAAGGTAAGCAAGGAGAACCACTGCAAGAAATATTAATATCCAAGCCATAGCTAGAGTTAATAAGTTGTGTCAACTGCTCAAGTTGTTCTACTTATAAATACTACTTGAGCAGAAAACAAAATCTACCCTCGGTGAAATCGAAACTTAAGATTGTTCTGATGCTCTTTCTATGTTCTTACTTATATATTAAAATCCTTAACTTTCACTTAGGCTTATGTGACAAGCATATAACAATAGTCTGGGTTAGGGGAGTATCTAGTAAGGGGTACCGCGGTGTCCTCATAAAATCAAATTTTATGTTTTCCaccattatttttttaaaatatataaacgTGTCCcttcaaaattcaaaaatataaaggCGACTTCTTAAAATTTGTCCGGTGTCCCCCTATTGAAAAATTCCTAGATCACCCGGTCTGGGCCAATTATGATCGAAAACCACTGTGCATATCTCTGTCAGAGATTTCACACAAGtttgaataaaataattttctgCAAATTGTGTGATGATCTAACTTCATTCAGCCGTCTAAGATACTTGGTGAAATCAAAAAAAtccaaatttaaattttattaaaaaaaactGTCTTTACTATGTAACTTCTGTGAAGGCATGCATTTGTATTGTACAATGCAAATTATGTTAGTGTAGAAGCAGAAAAATGTGAAGGTCACTCTCAGATTTGCACAATGCTCAGTTTTCATTATACAAGAATGTATCATATCTCAGTAATCGTCATCATCATAATTTTGCTTGTGTGTTCGTTTTAGGCAATGGAAAGGATGAATAATTTGACAGATCTTACTTGTACTTCAGAATTATGTAAGCCTACTCCATGAGAAAAATGCTTTGCTGATAATGATGCTACTGAAGAAGAAACATATTTGGATTTCAGTTCTAGCTAACAAATTAAAACTAACTTTATTTGCCTATCTCTACACAAATAGAATTACATTATTACACGATAGTTTAAGCTACATTATTAGTATTATTGAATAGCATAAGATCATGTTGTTGCTTTTCCGTGACATGTTAAGGTTTTAAATGTACCGGTTACTTGACATTATATTAGGCAAACTCTCAGGTTCGAGTCCTATAGCATAAGATCATGTTGAGCCTTTTCTCTTAAAATTTTAGATAAACTAATTACTTAATAATTACATGAAGTTATTTTTTCCCTAGACAACCCACAACCGCTACCCTTCGAGTACGCAATGCAATAGCCTGCAAAAACACGTGAATCGATTGCCAAGCTTAGTTCATAAGTAAATATAACTATAAGTTCATAACACCATAAAGGGAGTTAGGGAGGTAGGCTAGGAGACTTTCACTCCAAATGTTTGTATCTGCATGTCAAGTTTGAAGTAGACACAAAACCTTACACCGTCAAGATAAACTTAAGAAATACAAAAGACGTAGAAGGCACAACTCTCAGATGTGAAAGATATATACATAAGTTATAAGAACTGACAAAGATACATGGATTGTGACTAATAAATTTTTTGGAATGATGAAGATATATAGCTGATAAGGAAGATGGGCTCATTGATTATAGCATATCATCATATTTTAGAAGTTTTTTCAAAATTCACTGAATACGAAATTtgaaaaatcttttaaaattcGGGTTGAATGCGTATGATGAGCTTATTTTATATCACCTTGttgaattaaaaatatatattttttaaaattcagaTTGAATATCGAATATGGGCCTCATCGATGATAAAGATTTAGGTTACTTAAAAATCGTGAATGATGTTAAACgaataaatataaattaagaaaaattataaaaaatactaattttttaaagtttttttttgcaattttaccctcttctgatttttttttgcaaaaatacggaatCAATCAAAATCAAGCCGCAACTAGTCGAATCGAGTTTTTTAGTTGAATTTAAGGTTGTACGAGGTTGTATGGATTTCCAGAAACTCATCAAATGTTGCATCTAGTTGAATCGAGTTGCAGAAAATGGTAAGTTTATAAATAAAAAGGatttttttgcaattttttttaaaatgacaatacttttccaaaaatattttttacCTTGAGTATTTTTCAAAAAAGCTCTATAAGAGAAATTGTTTAATAAATAACATATTTTAGTATAATTTTTGAATTGAATATTTTAATAAACAAAtgttataaatattaaaaaaaaatactaAAAGAACAATTCGGTGTAGCACGCTGTAAAATACTGAGTAACAAATAACACATGATATATTCTTAAGTCGGGACTACAATTTTTTTAACGTTATTTTCTGACCTAGCTCGAAGAGCTTCAACAGTTGTGATTGTGAAGATCATGATTGTCCTCGATTGCATATTCCTGTAATGGCAAATCATCATCCCGGATCAATTATGTGAAGGTCAATTGTGTTAATACTAGTTTTGTAATTGATATAGGCTGGATTACTCGGCATGTTATATTAAGACCTCAGCTGGATAATCGCAACTATCATTTGTAATCCAAAGATAAGGATATAATTGCCAAACAACTAGTAGTTGATGTACTTGTAGATATAGATGTGTTAACTAATAATTACGATAATCCTTATCTTTTCATAACAGTGTAAACAAACTCAAGCCCCAGTATTATAAAGGGTGAACAAACTAATATGAAGATACTTTTGAAACCATAATCAAGATCTTATAAGTGTTTTGATCATTCCACTAATCGCTTATATGTTTCTCACCATGTCTCATTTGTAGATTTGTAGAGAACATATTTCCATTTCAAGTTACAAATAAACAGGACCTTAATTTTTTCCCCTCTAAAGAGGAGTCTAAAAATCCATCTACCTCTACCCCTACAGATATTGAACCACCCATATCAACTCTCACCACTCATACATTACCTCAACCACCTAATATTACTCCTAATCCTCATACCATTCCCCAATCACCACCTTTGACATCTCAAGCTGATCGCATCTTACATAGCGATAACATATCATCCCCTGCTAGCCAACATTCTTCTTCTTTGGAGTCTCAACCAGTCGGGCCTTCTAGAAATCGAAAATTAAATCCTAAATATTATGGGTCTGCTTTTGTCAACAATTCAACTTGTCACCCTTTAGCAGTGGCTAACAACATCTCCATGTTAGCTAAAATGGTTAGCCAAATCATGGTTATGTAAAATTTTATTGAACCTGTAAGGCCATGCACTCCAATGATATTAGGTATAATCATTACCTATATTCAAAAATATTGTTTTATTCCTATTTTtcagatttatatatatataaactttaaataattaaatgaattTAGTTAATACTTAATTCAATACatgaataaaatatataattgtaagttaataattattacaactgaaaatataataacatataaatataacaaaaatatttttaataaaaagttactaatatatattatattatatatatatattgtttcttaaaaataattaataaattttgttaataagAGAACAATATTTTCAcacttaatattatataaattaaaaatattatctataaaataataattttaatatttatgtattaaatattatataaatatatgcaTGTTTAAT
This window contains:
- the LOC141670896 gene encoding cytochrome P450 71AU50-like, giving the protein MAWILIFLAVVLLAYLKQSWSKKKLERRLPPGPKSIPVLGHLHLIGKNPHQDMQKLSEKHGPIMYLQFGFVRNIIVSSPEAAKQFLKDHDINFASRPPHEAAKYISYDQRNLSFGAYGPYWRNMRKLCTLELLSSVKINSFKSMRKEEIGLLVDSIEDAARKGVTVDLSDVVASMSADISCRMIFGKKYVDNEIDEKGFKVVIQEGMQLAAIPNLGNFFPYLSLLDLQGLTKRMKAVAKVFDKFLEKILDEHATTKDPGQTKDFVDTMLDIMKSGVAEFEFDRTHIKAVLLDMLAAAVDTAATTVDWTMSELLKHPHIMEKVQNELAEVVGMNKMVEESDLGSLEYLDMVIKEVFRLHPVAPLLIPHHSVEDCEIDGFFIPKKTTVMVNIYAIGRDPKVWTDAEIFAPERFVGSNIDLLGRDFELIPFGSGRRGCPGIQLGLLMVRLVVAQLVHCFDWTLPYGMKPSELDMTEEFGLVVTRANHLKATPSRRLHLN